Genomic segment of bacterium:
CTTTTTCCTGCTGACTCTTTTTCAAACACCGCGCGCGCGGCATCCATTGCCTCAGCACCCACGTCCTCGCGTCGTAAAAAATCCGGATTCATCGCAGCGACGTGCATCGCGATGTCGCGCGCGAGCGAGCGAAACTCGTCATTCTTCGCAACAAAATCGGTTTCGCACGCGAGAAGCGTCATCGCGCCGATAGTGCCTGTTGCGTGCACATAGCTCCCGACAGCCCCGGAGCCGAGCGTGCGCTCGGAGTGTTTCGCTGCCGCGACGCCGCTTAGCTTACGGAGAATCACCTTTGCCTTCTCCCTATCGCCCCCCGCCTCTTCAAGCGCCTTTTTGCACTGCATCACGGAGACGCCAGTCTCGTCGCGCAGGGCTTTGATATCGTCGGTCGTTATCATGGGTTAGAACCAATCCACTATCTTTTATAACTGGAATTTCCTGTTATGATATTTCTGACAAATGTCTCTACCTCGTTTCTGAGCGATGTGTTGGAATCAAAGTTTCGAATGCCGTCCGTATGTCCATAACCGGGAATAATATCAAGGGTGACAGGAATCCCCTGACTCTTGAGCGCTGCGGCAAAGTCAATACTCTGCTGAAAGCCGACAAAAAAATCCTGGTCTCCATGCATGAGGAGTGCGGGCGGATCGCCGGGCGAGATAAAGTTGATTGGCTCGGCTGGCGACCATCGTGTGGGATCATACAAATCACCCAAGAACGGCTGCAGGGCAGATTGCGTTTTGATCGGATCCGCAATGACATCGAAGTCGTATAACCCGCTCTCGCCCCAGAATCCCTGGACCGCAAGCGATTGGCCTTGCGTCGAACATCCGTTGAGCCATGCGCCTTCAGGGTTGTAGGTAATCATAGCGGCGAGATGCGCGCCTGCAGAGCTTCCCATGATAACAACCTTCGAAGGATCAGCGCCGTATCGAGCGGCATTTTGCTTGATCCACGCAAGAGCACAGGCAGCATCCTGGATTTGTAACGGAAACATATCGCCATCTGAGGAGAGCCGGTAGTTGGGAGTTACATAGACGAATCCAAGACCATTGAAGAAATCGGGGCGGCCATGTGTTGCTGCATTGCTCTTATCGCCAGATTGCCAGCCGCCGCCGTGTATGAAGAAAGCGATCGGTGCGTTTTTGAAAGTTGTGTCATAATACACATCAAGTTTCTGGCGGGGACCTGGTCCGTACGATATATCGGCTCCTCTAGCGCGTGCATCCACTTTCTGCAGATAACTCTCCGCGCTCCAGCCATCGATCCCTGTATCATAGTTCACATTCCACCAGGTGAATCCTCCGGCTGTTGTCGGACCTCCGATGATAGTCCCCAGCGCTCCATGAGGTTGGAAGCCGGTAATCGTCCCGTTGGCTGTGGAGCGGATATTGAGGGTAACGTTGGCGCCAACATTGATGGAGATACGATCGTTGAGGGAGAACTTAGAAGTCTGAGGTGTGCAGTAGCTCGGAGTCTGCATATTCACCACAATAGTAGAGCTTGTGTTTGAGTTTCCAGTCGCATCATACGCTTTGGCTGATAGCGTATGGGTATGAGCTCCATTGCAGGGATGGGTATTGTTATTTGTGGTATCCCATGCGTAGGAGTAGGGAGCGGTCGTGTCTGTTCCTTTGAGGGCGCCGTCTACGAGAAATTCCACCTTCGAGATGCCGATGTCGTCTGATGCAGTTGCGGAGATAGTGATGGTGTGTGCTACGGTAGTATTGGCAAGAGGTGCAGTGAGAGAAATAGTGGGGGTGCTGGTGCTACTCACAATGGGGCAAGCTGTAATAATTTTTGCTCGTGTCTGCGGCCCCACAACTCCATATCCTGTGGTCGCGGGACTCCCGAAAGAAACAATTTTCCATTTTGCTTGCCAGCGCTGAACCGCTTTTTCGGTAAGCTGACCATAATATCCGGTTATGAGTCCCTCTGGATATACGCTCGGGTCATTGGCTAACATCTTTTGCAATTTTGACACTTCTCCTCCTGTTGTGATGTCGCTCACGCCGCGATAAAGTGCATGTGAAAACACAGGACAATCCGGAAAAACTGATGGGATTGGTGTCGGAACAGACACCGGTTTCGGTTCAGTCGAACTCACAATGCCCAACTGTTGTTGCAGAGTTCTAATCTGTGCCTGCAATTGTTCAATCTGTGCCTTTAGTTGTTGGCTGATTTGCTCGTTCGTTTGTGCCGAAGCTACACTCGGAGCAAATAATAAATTGGCACTAAAAATCACGACAATAAACAAGGCTGCGGCTAGTTTTATTTGATCGTTCATATAAAAAAAGATTCGCAATAACTACTAACTATACGACCGCATTAGCATTGCATATGAAATGATACTTTTGCCCCCGTTAAAACCCATAAATAAAAGGGGTTTGTAGGGGAATATCAATCCGATTTCATGGCGTGCACTCTATAGAACAGCAAAAAGCTACAGAAGCCAGCATGTGTTGCACGTTCAAACAACAACACTGCCAACATTAGTCTTGCTTTCCTGATACGCTTTTGCTATCTCATTCACAAAAAACGTAATGCTCCCTCGCGCGGCGTCGTTGCCGACGATGGGATAAGCGATGTTCGTGATATCACAATCCGAGCTTGCAAGCGCGACCACGGGGATCTTCATGCGCTTTGCCTCGCGCAAGGCCGTGCTCTCCTCGCGCGGATCAACAACAAAGAGCACCGCCGGAAGCGCCGCCATCGCGACGATGCCGCCGAAATTTTTCTCAAGCTGCGCGATCTCCCGATCAAGGAGCAGGCGCTCTTTTTTCGTGTACTTGTCAAACTCACCCGACTCGCGTCCACTCCGGAGCGTCTCAAGCCTGTTGACGCGCTTGCGGATCTCGGAGAGGTTCGTGAGTGCTCCCCCGATCCAGCGCTCGACGACGAACGGCTGGCCCGCCTCGAGCGCACCCGCGCGCACGGCCTCTTTGGCCTCAAACTTCGTACCAACAAAGAGCATGGTCTTCCCCGCGGCACCGAGCGAGCGTACATACTCTTTCGCGCGCTCAAAAAGCGCAGACGTCTGCACAAGATCGAAAATCTCGACGCGGTTCTTCACGCCGAAAATATAGGGCGAGACGGACGGATGCCGCCGCGATTTCTTATAGCCGTAGTGCGCCCCGACGCTAAAGAGCGTCTCCACGATGGGCGAGGCAACGCTTGATGCTTCATTTTCCATACGTCCCACCATACCAAAAAAAGCCCGCGAAAGCAAACGCGGTGCCAAACTTTACGCTATGGCCTCAAGCGCCTCGATGAGCGGTGCGATGTCGCCGTCCATGATGCGCTCGATGCTGTGCCAGCTTTTCTTCAGCCGGTGGTCGGTGACTCTATCCTGTAGGAAATTGTATGTACGAATTTTCTCCGAGCGCTCGGCGGAGCCGATCTGCTGACGGCGCTCGGCGGCGCTCTCGGAGGAATGAGACTCCTCGGCGAGCTCGGAGAGCTTTGCCGCAAGAATGGCGAGCGCTTTCTCGCGGTTCCGGAGCTGGCTGCGCTCGGAGGTCGAGCGCACATCAATGCCAGTCGGCTTGTGGATCACGCGCACCGCGGTCTCCACTTTATTCACGTTCTGTCCCCCGGCCCCCCCAGCGCGAGAAAACTCCATTTCAATATCTGCGGGACTAATCACGACGGCAGGTTTTTTTCTTATAGGCAACACCGCGACTGAGGCGGTCGAAGTGTGAATGCGGCCGGACTTCTCAGTCGCGGGCACCCGCTGCACGCGGTGTACCCCGCGCTCGTGACGGAGCTTCGCATATGCATCTCTGCCGCGCACATCGAACACCGCCTGTTTGTAGCCACCAAGCTCGCTCTCCGACTCGTCAACCGGCACGAACTCCCACCCCTCGCGCTCGGCAAACCTCTGGTACATCAGAGCAAGCTCGCGCGCAAAAATAGCGGCCTCTTCCCCGCCCGCTCCGGCGCGCACCTCAAGTATCGCCTCGCTAGGCAGCGCCTCCTCCTCGTGCTCGCGCGAGAGGATACGCTCCATCTCGGCGAGAAGCTCCGCTTGCTGGCGTTCAAAAGAAATGCGCTCCTCCTCGACGAGCGCGCGGAGCGCCGCATCATCCGCCGCGACACTGAGCGCCTCTTGCTTTTCTTTCTCAAGACGCTCGTATTCCGCGGCAAGATAGGCGGTTTTCGGATTTGCCTTGTAATCGGCAAGCGTGTGCGCGTCCAAAACCATGACATTTGACATGTAACATTTGACCTTTGACCCCGTCGCGTCGTGTGTCAAATGTCAAAGGTAAATTGTCAAATGTTGCCCTCAGCGCCCGTCTCGACCGAAGTTGTCTTTTTATTTCTGGACGGGGATCGAGGTGTCTCGTGTGTAGCCCTCTCCACTTTAGTCTTCGCCCGCTTCTCAGCGCGTTTCACCTCCTGCCTTCTCTCGTGCCGATCTTTCTTTGCGGCAACCACAGCAGGCTGCGCCGCGGCCCTACGACGCATGAATTTCTCTACGCGCCCGGCGGTGTCCACAATCTTTTCGGCACCCGTGTAGAACGGGTGGCATGTGCTGCAGATCTCGACCCGAATTTCCTTCTTGGTCGATCCAAGGGTGTACACCGCTCCGCACGCACACGTCGCACGGGCGTCCGCATAGTATGTCGGGTGAATATCGGTTTTCATGGCAACTACTCTAACAGAGATTTAGTACCCTTTCAACCGCCGTAAAAATTGTCCGATCGGGAGCGTATTGATTATATTGTTTTTGCTCGCCCAGCCTCGTCGTGCTTGCGCGATACCAAACGATAAAAATGCGAAGTGCGAAACCGCGTGTGCGTCGGAATCAATAACCATTTTAACGCCTGCCTCGACGCACTTTTTTATGTACTCGTCTTTAATGTCCGCGCGCTCTGGGGATGCATCGATCTCAAGTATAGTACCCGTACGTTTTGCTGTGCGAATAACCTCCTCGATATCGAGCTCGATCGCTTCGCGCTTGTTGATAAGCCGACCGGTGAGATGAAAGATTATATCTACATGCGGATTCTCCATCGCGCGGATGAGACGCTTTGTTTGCTCCGCACGCGATAGCTTGAAGTGACTGTGAACCGCAGCGCCGACGACGTCGAGCTTAGCGAGCACCTCATCCGCGATATCGAGCGAGCCGTCTTTACCAATATTGCCTTCGGCGCCGGTGAGGACGTGTATCTTGTATTTTGTATTTTGTATTTTGCGGTTGATGTGCTGAATCTCATCGGCTTGCTTCAGAAGCTTTTCTTCATCCAAACCGCCAGTCATGGCGAGACCCCTCGTATGGTCGGTTATCGCGATGTACTCAAGCCCCGCCTCCTTCGCCGCGCGCGCCATTTCTTCAATCGAGTCGTCACCGTCTGTCCAGTCCGTCTGCACCTGAAGATCGCCTTTCAAGTCACCGTAGCCGATAAGCTTAGGCAACTTGTTGTTTCGAGCCGCCTCAATCTCCCCCGTATCTTCCCGCAACTCCGGCTCGATGTACCTCAATCCCAATGTCTTGTATAAGTCCTCCTCTGTTTTCCCTGCAATCTGGATTTCGGCACTTTTAACTTTTACGTTGTGGTTTTGAGCTTTGACTTTTGACTTTTGACTTTTGTACAACCCGTACTCATTCAACTTCCACCCTTTTTTAACCGCCATCTCCCGCAGTGCGATATTGTGTGCCTTCGAGCCCGTAAAGTAGTTGAGCGCGGCCCCGAAACTCTTAGAGGGCACGACACGAAGGTCCGCGTCGAGGCCGTTCGTGAGCCGCACCAGGGTCTTCGTCTCGCCGCTCGCGTAGACATGCGCGACTTCGGGGAGTGCGAGGAATCGCTCCATCACGCGCTTGGGGTTTTTTGAAACAGCCACAATGTCAATGTCGCCGATCGTCTCTTTCCTCCGCCGCACCGAGCCAGCGACAATCGCCTCGTGCACTTCAGGAAACTCCCGCACCGATCTCTCGAGCTGCTCGATCTCAGGGAGCATTGTGCCGAGCACTCTCCTGCCGCCGGACTTTTTTAAAAATTCAATCCCTTTAAGAATTTTCTCCTCGCTCTTTACACCAAATTGCGAGAGTTTTCTTACCTTCCCCGCGCGCGCGGCGCGCTCAAGATCGGCAAGCGTACGGACTTTAAGCTTCTGCCAGAGCGTCTTCACCATTTTGGGGCCCACACCCTCGACCGCCATGAGCGCAAGCACTTCGACTGGCACTTTCTTTTTCAGTCGTTCATACTCGCGGAAAGTGCCGTGCGTGAGCATCTCCTCGATGTGCTCGGCAATGCCGCGCCCGATGCCGGGAATTGCCTCCAGTCCCTCTCTGCCACGAGAGCGAAAAATTTCCCCCGCTTCTTCGCTCAAAGCTTCGATTCCGAGCGCCGCCTTCTCGTACGCGCGCGGCTTAAAGGCAATATCGTCCATTTCGTAGAGCGCCGCCACTTCACGCAAGCGAGAAGCAATTTCTCTATTCGTGAGATGCTGCATCGCCCTCAAGTATAGCAATAAAAAATACAAACAGGGAACCAGAATGGTCTAGTTCCCTGTCGCAAAAAAAAGACTTCACCCTGTCACTCTGCTTGGGCCGCTGTCAGCATGTTATCGCGCTCAAGCGCCGCGATGTACTCTGCATGCGTCCGGAGTAAACGAAACGCCGCCTTGCTCTTGCCCGGCAGGGCGTCAGTTGCCTGCACAACGAGCTGCAGTCTCTCGAAATCACTATTGCGCGCCCACGCAATTGCCAAAAGACGCCTGATCTCGCTGAGGTGCTGCTGCTCGCCATACCCGACATCCGACCTCAGAAGCGCAAGGTGCCTGCCGAGCCGACCTGCCGGGAATCGTCGATCAGTCACCTCACGGACAGCTTCCTGAATCATCGCACGTAGCTCGGGTTTGAAATTCTCGGGCAAGCCAACCTGCAACAGCCCCTCCGTATTCAGAAACGCAAAGATGCGATCGGATTCTTTCTCAGAAACACTGTCCCGCCACGCCGTCGTGATCTCGCGGAGCAGCGTCGGCATTGTCTTTGACAACGCCTCAATTTTGCCATTCCAATGCCAGTTCCAGCTCATGATCCATCCCGGCACGAGTGTATACAACCGCATCGCGAGATCGACACGCGCGATGAGCGCGCGCTCACGGGCTTGTTGTACCTCTTCAGTCTCGGGAAGATTATAGGTGCCACTACTGAGCGTAGCAACGGGCACAAGATGGCAGTCGTCGCTCGCACGCATGAGCCAACCGATGTACTGACGCGCCTGCTCACCCTCGCCACCCCCTAGCGCGGCCACGAGCAACGCCTCACATTGCTGTACACGCTCCTCGATTGGGACGCAGTGAGTAAACAACGCATGCGCTCCCCATTGATGCTCCGCAGACAAATAATTTACGAACGTCGTATACGTCTTATCCATCGCCGATCTCCGTTTCCGGCCGCAGCCGTTGGTACAACCTTCCCGCGGGAAAGTTGGATGCGCCCCGCAAGGC
This window contains:
- the polX gene encoding DNA polymerase/3'-5' exonuclease PolX, with amino-acid sequence MQHLTNREIASRLREVAALYEMDDIAFKPRAYEKAALGIEALSEEAGEIFRSRGREGLEAIPGIGRGIAEHIEEMLTHGTFREYERLKKKVPVEVLALMAVEGVGPKMVKTLWQKLKVRTLADLERAARAGKVRKLSQFGVKSEEKILKGIEFLKKSGGRRVLGTMLPEIEQLERSVREFPEVHEAIVAGSVRRRKETIGDIDIVAVSKNPKRVMERFLALPEVAHVYASGETKTLVRLTNGLDADLRVVPSKSFGAALNYFTGSKAHNIALREMAVKKGWKLNEYGLYKSQKSKVKAQNHNVKVKSAEIQIAGKTEEDLYKTLGLRYIEPELREDTGEIEAARNNKLPKLIGYGDLKGDLQVQTDWTDGDDSIEEMARAAKEAGLEYIAITDHTRGLAMTGGLDEEKLLKQADEIQHINRKIQNTKYKIHVLTGAEGNIGKDGSLDIADEVLAKLDVVGAAVHSHFKLSRAEQTKRLIRAMENPHVDIIFHLTGRLINKREAIELDIEEVIRTAKRTGTILEIDASPERADIKDEYIKKCVEAGVKMVIDSDAHAVSHFAFLSFGIAQARRGWASKNNIINTLPIGQFLRRLKGY
- the tsf gene encoding elongation factor Ts (EF-Ts; functions during elongation stage of protein translation; forms a dimer; associates with EF-Tu-GDP complex and promotes exchange of GDP to GTP resulting in regeneration of the active form of EF-Tu), which codes for MITTDDIKALRDETGVSVMQCKKALEEAGGDREKAKVILRKLSGVAAAKHSERTLGSGAVGSYVHATGTIGAMTLLACETDFVAKNDEFRSLARDIAMHVAAMNPDFLRREDVGAEAMDAARAVFEKESAGKSVEIREKVISGKLDAYFAEKILLEQPFIKDETRRIRDLVTAASQKFGERVEVTRFVRVAV
- a CDS encoding Ig-like domain-containing protein translates to MNDQIKLAAALFIVVIFSANLLFAPSVASAQTNEQISQQLKAQIEQLQAQIRTLQQQLGIVSSTEPKPVSVPTPIPSVFPDCPVFSHALYRGVSDITTGGEVSKLQKMLANDPSVYPEGLITGYYGQLTEKAVQRWQAKWKIVSFGSPATTGYGVVGPQTRAKIITACPIVSSTSTPTISLTAPLANTTVAHTITISATASDDIGISKVEFLVDGALKGTDTTAPYSYAWDTTNNNTHPCNGAHTHTLSAKAYDATGNSNTSSTIVVNMQTPSYCTPQTSKFSLNDRISINVGANVTLNIRSTANGTITGFQPHGALGTIIGGPTTAGGFTWWNVNYDTGIDGWSAESYLQKVDARARGADISYGPGPRQKLDVYYDTTFKNAPIAFFIHGGGWQSGDKSNAATHGRPDFFNGLGFVYVTPNYRLSSDGDMFPLQIQDAACALAWIKQNAARYGADPSKVVIMGSSAGAHLAAMITYNPEGAWLNGCSTQGQSLAVQGFWGESGLYDFDVIADPIKTQSALQPFLGDLYDPTRWSPAEPINFISPGDPPALLMHGDQDFFVGFQQSIDFAAALKSQGIPVTLDIIPGYGHTDGIRNFDSNTSLRNEVETFVRNIITGNSSYKR
- the rpsB gene encoding 30S ribosomal protein S2; this encodes MENEASSVASPIVETLFSVGAHYGYKKSRRHPSVSPYIFGVKNRVEIFDLVQTSALFERAKEYVRSLGAAGKTMLFVGTKFEAKEAVRAGALEAGQPFVVERWIGGALTNLSEIRKRVNRLETLRSGRESGEFDKYTKKERLLLDREIAQLEKNFGGIVAMAALPAVLFVVDPREESTALREAKRMKIPVVALASSDCDITNIAYPIVGNDAARGSITFFVNEIAKAYQESKTNVGSVVV
- a CDS encoding PCRF domain-containing protein — protein: MSNVMVLDAHTLADYKANPKTAYLAAEYERLEKEKQEALSVAADDAALRALVEEERISFERQQAELLAEMERILSREHEEEALPSEAILEVRAGAGGEEAAIFARELALMYQRFAEREGWEFVPVDESESELGGYKQAVFDVRGRDAYAKLRHERGVHRVQRVPATEKSGRIHTSTASVAVLPIRKKPAVVISPADIEMEFSRAGGAGGQNVNKVETAVRVIHKPTGIDVRSTSERSQLRNREKALAILAAKLSELAEESHSSESAAERRQQIGSAERSEKIRTYNFLQDRVTDHRLKKSWHSIERIMDGDIAPLIEALEAIA